GCGTAGGAGGTTAGAAATCAGCCCCCCAGCACGTATGCTCCGTCCCCCCTTTCCCTTTGACCTCCCACCCGGTTGGGGCCAAAGAACCGACCCCCGTTAATGTTGGAGAAAAAAATCAGGCTCGAGCACACCCACCGTATCTTGTTCACGAGAGAAGTCTTCGCGCCCAAGAACCACACCATCCGCGACCTCCTCAAACTCGACCAGCCGCACAAGCTGCCGCGCGTGCTCGTCTTTGTGGACCAGGCCGTCGCCACCGCCAATCAGGACCTGATCGACGACATCATGGCCTATGGCCACGTGCACGCCGACACCTTTACCATGGTGGACGACCCCATCGTCATTCCCGGCGGCGAGCCCTGCAAAAACGACTTCCGCCTCGTCGAGTGCTGCTGGGATGCCATCAACGAAGCCGCGCTGGACCGCCACAGCTACGTCTTCGTCATCGGCGGCGGCGCTGCGCTGGACCTCGTGTGCTTTGCCGCCAGCACCGCGCACCGCGGCATCCGCCATGTGCGCTTTCCCACCACCACGCTGAGCCAGGGAGACGGCGGCGTGGGCGTGAAGAATGGCGTGAACTACTTTGGCAAAAAGAACTGGGTCGGCAGCTTCTCCGTGCCCTACGCCGTGGTGAATGACTTCGCCTTCCTCGAATCCCTGCACGAGCGCGAACGCCGCAATGGCATCATCGAGGCCATCAAAGTCTCCCTCATTCGCGACCGCGCCTTCTTTGAGCAGATCGAGGCCATGGCCGACGACCTGGCCGCGCTGAAGCAGGAGGCGCTGGAAAAAGTCATCCAGCGCAGCGCCGAGCTGCATGTGGAGCATATCGCCACCGGCGGAGATCCCTTTGAGCTGGGCTCCGCCCGCCCGCTGGACTTTGGCCACTGGGCCGCACACAAGCTGGAGCAGATCTCCAAATTCTCCGTCACCCATGGCGAGGCCGTGGCCATCGGCATGGCCGTGGACCTCGTGTACTCCCGCATGCAGGGCATCCTGGATGCAGACACCTGCGAGCGCGTGCTGCGGCTGATCGAGCGCATCGGCTTTGCCACCTCATCGCCTCATCTGATGAACACCGGCCGCAGCGGCGAGCCTGCGATTCTTGAAGGACTGGAAGAATTCCGCGAGCATCTCGGCGGTGAACTCACCGTGACCCTGGTGCCGGAGATCGGCACCAAGCTGGAAGTGCATGAGATGAACCGTGTGAAGATTCTCAATGCGGTGATGGAGCTGCAGCAAAGAGCGGCTTAGTGCAGTGATGCGGGCACACCTGCCCGCATCAAAGGTCCCAGGACGATCTCAGTGCGGGCAGGAACACCCGCTCTGAACCGTCCGCAATAGACGGATGTCAGGACCGTGATGACATTCGCTGAAAAGCACGACGCGCCCCCCGGGCCTTGACGACGCACTCTGCGGTCGTCAGGAAGCCGCCCCCCATGATGGGATGGGTCGATTCTCGGAGCACGAGGGCACCCTTGACTTCGTGCATGAAGCCAGTGGCGTCACCATCCACAGAGGTCCTGGCGGATGGATCAATGATCCCGTTCAGAGCCCAAATCAGGGCGATGCGTCAAAGGCTGTCGCTGCTTTTCGCCGGTTCGGAATGGACATGGCGGCGGTGGCGATTTCCGTCTTCTTGATGGCTTCCAGGTTTCGGCGGTTTTGGCAGTACGTTTTGAGGAGCGTATTTTTTCCTGCGGCCAGGAGCGGTCAGCATACGGCCTGGAGGGAGGTTTTGTTGGTTTTGTTGGTTTTGCTGGTTCGTTTTTCAAGGAAGCGTTTTCATCCAGCCCCGCTGGTCGGTGGGCTGGCGGGGCATAGGGGTGGGGTTTTGTTGGTTTTGTTGGTTTGTTTTGAGAGCCACGACGTGTTTTTCATTCTCTCGAATGATACCAAAGGCCTTGGAAAACGGGGCTGTTCTCGATGACCTGGGCATCCGTGATGGCGTAGCCATCAAAGCCTGTAGCGAGGGGTTGAGCGTATCGACACCCCTCGTATCCGTCGCCCCCAGTGAACCCAAGGTCGCATCGCGGAGCGATGCCAGCCTCTGCGGTGCCGTGTCGAAAGAGTGCTGGCATCACTCCGTGATGCAACCCT
The sequence above is drawn from the Prosthecobacter vanneervenii genome and encodes:
- a CDS encoding 3-dehydroquinate synthase; translation: MLEKKIRLEHTHRILFTREVFAPKNHTIRDLLKLDQPHKLPRVLVFVDQAVATANQDLIDDIMAYGHVHADTFTMVDDPIVIPGGEPCKNDFRLVECCWDAINEAALDRHSYVFVIGGGAALDLVCFAASTAHRGIRHVRFPTTTLSQGDGGVGVKNGVNYFGKKNWVGSFSVPYAVVNDFAFLESLHERERRNGIIEAIKVSLIRDRAFFEQIEAMADDLAALKQEALEKVIQRSAELHVEHIATGGDPFELGSARPLDFGHWAAHKLEQISKFSVTHGEAVAIGMAVDLVYSRMQGILDADTCERVLRLIERIGFATSSPHLMNTGRSGEPAILEGLEEFREHLGGELTVTLVPEIGTKLEVHEMNRVKILNAVMELQQRAA